Proteins co-encoded in one Maridesulfovibrio ferrireducens genomic window:
- a CDS encoding lysophospholipid acyltransferase family protein: protein MKIKVKPSLVAAPMAFFYKALTKTLRFDVEGLENLIEIMDRKEPVMLALWHNELFALTSYGMTKGFPYVTMASDSRDGQIITETLERLGFKVARGSSTRGGVKAMLGMTRLMKREGCIGIITVDGPKGPRHKVKQGILAIAQKTDSLIIPIRGYVENPMVFKKSWDHFEVAKPFSRCKVFMDKPFKVTDQKLSPEILESEAAKIEAAMDNLGSGF, encoded by the coding sequence ATGAAGATAAAAGTTAAACCCTCTTTAGTTGCCGCGCCTATGGCGTTTTTTTATAAGGCTCTTACTAAAACTCTTCGCTTTGACGTTGAAGGTCTTGAAAATCTCATTGAGATTATGGATCGCAAAGAGCCTGTCATGCTTGCTTTATGGCATAATGAGCTATTCGCATTGACATCCTATGGAATGACTAAGGGTTTTCCATACGTTACCATGGCTAGTGATAGTCGTGACGGTCAAATCATTACTGAAACTTTGGAACGCTTAGGGTTTAAAGTTGCAAGAGGCTCTTCTACACGTGGAGGGGTTAAAGCAATGCTCGGTATGACCCGCCTGATGAAAAGGGAAGGTTGTATAGGCATAATTACCGTCGATGGCCCTAAAGGTCCGCGCCATAAAGTTAAGCAGGGTATTTTAGCCATTGCGCAAAAAACAGACTCCCTTATTATTCCTATACGCGGATATGTTGAAAATCCTATGGTTTTTAAAAAATCCTGGGATCATTTTGAGGTGGCAAAGCCTTTCAGTCGTTGCAAGGTATTCATGGATAAGCCTTTCAAGGTTACTGATCAAAAACTCAGTCCGGAAATACTGGAATCTGAAGCTGCCAAAATTGAGGCTGCAATGGATAATCTTGGAAGCGGCTTTTAA
- the lolA gene encoding outer membrane lipoprotein chaperone LolA, with amino-acid sequence MNFRFCILILTVLLSIGSIASADELTTEIQKTYDSIKTFKADFSQTLTNAASKESEVRSGKITFKQPSLLHWESITPEKELLIVGESIVWDYFPDEKLALKYRTKQLFNSKTMIKFISGKAKLEEDFVVENQGEEGGLIKLKLMPLEPETGLVLSYVWVDPDKKMLTKILVVDFYGNGNEVLLSNIEIDPEVADSLYEFTPPKGVDVEDNTKN; translated from the coding sequence ATGAATTTTAGGTTCTGCATACTTATACTTACAGTTTTATTATCAATCGGTTCAATTGCTTCGGCAGATGAGCTGACCACTGAAATACAAAAAACATATGATTCCATTAAAACTTTTAAAGCTGATTTCAGCCAGACTTTGACTAACGCCGCGAGTAAAGAGAGTGAAGTCCGGTCCGGCAAAATCACTTTTAAACAACCATCTCTGTTGCACTGGGAATCAATTACGCCGGAAAAAGAATTACTGATAGTCGGTGAGTCTATTGTGTGGGATTATTTCCCGGATGAGAAACTTGCTCTTAAATATCGCACAAAACAGCTCTTTAATTCTAAAACCATGATTAAGTTTATTTCCGGTAAAGCTAAGCTGGAAGAAGATTTTGTAGTGGAAAATCAAGGGGAAGAAGGGGGGCTGATCAAGCTTAAGCTTATGCCTTTAGAACCTGAAACAGGGCTGGTCCTATCTTATGTGTGGGTTGATCCCGATAAGAAAATGCTTACGAAGATTCTGGTTGTGGACTTTTACGGAAACGGAAATGAAGTACTGCTGTCAAACATTGAGATTGATCCAGAAGTAGCTGATTCACTTTATGAATTTACTCCACCTAAAGGTGTGGATGTGGAAGATAATACTAAAAATTAA
- a CDS encoding lysophospholipid acyltransferase family protein → MKIKVNPALIAAPLAFCYKLMAKSLRFEVEGLENITKALDSKKTIIMAVWHNELLALSAYGIIKDLPYVTIASDSNDGQIITDILERIGYEVVRGSSSKGGLKALLGMTRVMKKKGRVGIITMDGPKGPRHKVKPGIMAIAQRTGSLIIPMRGYLKNPIVFEKAWDKFELPRPFDRCKIFMGTPFQITDQKLSSEQLKMEADKIEYEMKNLGSGF, encoded by the coding sequence ATGAAAATAAAAGTTAATCCGGCGCTTATTGCCGCTCCATTGGCGTTTTGTTACAAGCTGATGGCTAAATCCCTTCGCTTTGAAGTTGAAGGTCTTGAAAATATAACTAAAGCTTTAGACAGTAAAAAAACAATTATTATGGCTGTATGGCATAATGAGCTTCTAGCTTTGTCCGCATATGGCATTATAAAAGATCTTCCTTATGTTACCATAGCCAGCGATAGCAATGATGGTCAGATTATTACCGATATTTTGGAGCGCATAGGTTATGAGGTCGTACGCGGTTCTTCTTCAAAAGGCGGGCTAAAAGCATTGCTCGGAATGACTCGTGTAATGAAGAAAAAAGGGCGCGTAGGGATCATTACCATGGATGGTCCGAAAGGGCCCCGGCATAAGGTTAAACCGGGGATTATGGCGATTGCCCAACGAACCGGTTCTCTTATTATTCCCATGAGAGGATATCTCAAAAATCCAATTGTTTTTGAAAAAGCATGGGATAAATTTGAACTCCCAAGACCATTTGACCGGTGCAAAATTTTTATGGGAACCCCGTTTCAGATTACCGATCAAAAACTCAGCTCTGAACAACTAAAAATGGAAGCTGATAAAATAGAATATGAAATGAAAAACCTAGGTAGTGGATTTTAA
- a CDS encoding amino acid ABC transporter permease has protein sequence MNNTHKRITSLDILLLAVIIGVLSTLSYHIVTQLNYHWNWSVIPNYIIRYDQVTETWKAGQLTQGLLVTLRLSVWSIIFALIIGTVMGIFRVSSRPLYRMISSSYVGLIRNIPPLVLIFIFYYFLGDQLMNLTGITELSYSLDDKDFPFLTFLFGPIEQLPAFLSGVLTMSLFEGAYITEIVRAGIESIDVEQWEASKALGFNRRKQFIYIILPQAFSQSLPTLAGQFISTIKDSSIVSVISIQELTFAGQELMSATYRTFEIWSVVIVLYFLLTFPCSLAVRALEKKMNRHKSL, from the coding sequence ATGAATAATACTCATAAAAGGATAACATCCCTTGATATATTGCTTCTTGCAGTTATCATAGGGGTGTTATCCACTCTTTCCTATCATATTGTTACGCAGCTTAATTACCATTGGAACTGGTCTGTAATACCCAATTATATCATAAGATATGATCAGGTTACAGAAACGTGGAAAGCCGGGCAGCTCACACAGGGACTTTTGGTGACGCTGCGTCTTTCCGTATGGTCAATCATTTTTGCACTGATTATCGGCACAGTAATGGGCATTTTCAGAGTAAGCTCACGTCCACTCTACCGTATGATTTCAAGCTCTTACGTCGGGCTTATTCGCAATATTCCGCCATTGGTATTAATTTTTATCTTCTATTATTTCCTAGGCGATCAATTAATGAACCTTACGGGAATAACAGAGCTTTCTTATTCTCTTGATGATAAGGATTTTCCGTTTCTAACTTTTTTATTCGGTCCCATTGAGCAACTCCCTGCTTTTCTTTCGGGAGTACTCACCATGTCCCTGTTTGAAGGGGCATACATTACTGAAATTGTACGTGCTGGAATTGAATCCATTGACGTCGAACAGTGGGAAGCGTCTAAGGCGCTAGGATTCAACCGCCGTAAACAATTTATTTACATAATCCTGCCACAAGCATTTTCACAATCTTTACCGACTCTGGCGGGACAATTCATTTCAACAATAAAAGATTCCTCAATAGTTTCAGTTATTTCGATACAAGAATTAACTTTTGCAGGACAGGAACTTATGTCTGCCACGTACCGTACTTTTGAAATTTGGTCCGTAGTAATAGTTCTGTATTTTTTACTTACATTTCCGTGCTCACTTGCTGTACGAGCTTTAGAAAAAAAGATGAATCGCCATAAAAGTTTGTAA
- a CDS encoding L-2-amino-thiazoline-4-carboxylic acid hydrolase has translation MKEQPVAAISRRKIEAELYGQLYETISNKSGKEKALEIIRENLKTSAFKAGQNFAKTAENGPNLKHFSSIVEAWKTGDAIKVAEMFIEDNLLKIDVVRCNYQQAYYDMGLPDELCKLLSCSRDEPFAKGYSKNLRMVRETTLAEGGKCCPFRFYWD, from the coding sequence ATGAAAGAACAACCTGTCGCAGCAATTTCCCGCCGTAAAATCGAAGCTGAACTTTATGGACAGCTTTACGAAACAATATCAAATAAATCAGGCAAAGAAAAAGCACTGGAAATAATAAGAGAAAACCTTAAGACATCAGCATTTAAGGCTGGACAGAATTTTGCAAAAACGGCCGAAAACGGACCTAATCTTAAACACTTTTCTTCTATCGTTGAAGCATGGAAAACAGGTGATGCCATTAAGGTTGCAGAGATGTTTATAGAAGACAACCTGCTCAAAATTGACGTCGTTCGCTGCAATTACCAGCAAGCCTACTATGATATGGGGTTACCGGATGAACTTTGCAAACTATTATCCTGTTCCCGCGACGAACCATTCGCCAAAGGTTACAGCAAAAATCTGCGTATGGTTCGCGAAACTACTCTGGCTGAAGGAGGAAAATGCTGTCCATTCAGATTTTATTGGGATTAA
- the yedF gene encoding sulfurtransferase-like selenium metabolism protein YedF, which translates to MSVKIECQGLPCPQPVIKCKNAIEADNPAEIIILVDNEAAMENVSRFMTTRGYEVQTEKKGSLITITGKKSSENNIPTAATCENCVIMSDDELAQIGSKTLIFLNSDYLGHGDDELGAKLMFNFVATLSELGDSLWRIILVNGAVKLATVGHTCLETLQTLEKSGVSILVCGTCLDHFNLLDKRAVGETTNMLDVVTSLQLASKVIKA; encoded by the coding sequence ATGTCAGTAAAAATAGAATGTCAGGGGTTACCCTGCCCTCAGCCAGTTATTAAATGTAAAAACGCCATTGAAGCTGATAATCCGGCAGAAATTATTATTCTTGTCGACAATGAAGCCGCGATGGAAAATGTATCCAGATTTATGACAACAAGAGGATACGAAGTCCAGACAGAAAAAAAAGGTTCATTAATTACCATTACAGGTAAAAAATCTTCGGAAAACAATATTCCTACAGCTGCAACTTGTGAAAACTGCGTAATAATGAGCGATGATGAATTAGCGCAGATAGGCAGTAAGACACTGATTTTTCTTAATAGTGATTACTTAGGGCACGGAGACGACGAACTGGGTGCTAAACTGATGTTTAACTTTGTTGCAACGCTTTCAGAGCTTGGTGATTCATTGTGGCGCATCATTCTGGTTAACGGAGCGGTCAAGCTTGCTACAGTCGGCCACACTTGTCTGGAGACACTGCAAACATTGGAAAAATCAGGAGTTTCAATCCTAGTATGCGGAACTTGTCTGGATCATTTCAACCTGCTTGATAAAAGAGCTGTCGGTGAAACAACCAATATGCTTGATGTTGTCACAAGTCTGCAACTTGCCAGCAAAGTCATTAAAGCTTAA
- a CDS encoding methyl-accepting chemotaxis protein codes for MSLKFKLISFCLIIGLIPLLIVGVFSVELASKALSEQAFGHLESVRDTKKKNLEGLINKWFNEVELFSNVKEVYNTAGLIGEYSMENGVSGKRMDVNSEEYTELHQYTKTPFQPFVKTLGYDDAILINDYGRVLFTVKKQADLGIDLDKGQYNNSNLAKVWEKAVKGEIAFADFEPYEPLEGAPVAFVAAPVYSHAGDIQGVVALRIPLKEINEIMTLRSGMGETGESYLVGEDFHMRSDSELNPLFRSVKTSFQNPEKGKIQSEAVKQALLGKSATAIMKDSTNTSFLTAYTPLKIGSSTWALISEIHEEEAFSAVTQLRITALVISVITAIIVVVISLIFLRHELLNPLKRIEDFVSYVANGDFKKNLDGNFKSEIKNLSDGIQVMVEELKNKLGFSQGILEGMTVPCLVADTEANISYLNDPLCKLLESGDTCENWIGKPVKDLLQIPQDEQGIIAQCLKDKAPILNRERTFSTKMNHCRHVRIDAAPLYNLDKDLIGSFAVIIDLSDIKNKEELISEQNKMMIDITANAESISKYLTKGAAEIASQVEHVSTNTDRQFDKIEHSSQAVTEMNQTLLGSSQNAENAFTQAKNTQLQAQEGMHTLTETSIAIDQLQSLSDMVKGNMHELGKQTESIGGIINVIDDIADQTNLLALNAAIEAARAGDAGRGFAVVADEVRKLAEKTMMSTKQVERAVKSIQKSAQLNIEKTDMTVEAVIHASGLVSKSVNALQSISRMSVDTALEIEKIAQATEEQSGAHDLIHKNVEDIKIIAGETKTDMRHSSDSISNLARTAEELEKLIDKLSSAGGRAV; via the coding sequence ATGTCACTAAAGTTTAAATTGATTTCTTTTTGTCTTATAATCGGGCTTATTCCACTCCTAATTGTTGGAGTTTTCAGTGTCGAACTGGCCTCAAAGGCTCTTTCAGAACAGGCTTTCGGACACCTTGAATCTGTTCGTGATACGAAGAAAAAAAATCTGGAAGGTCTTATCAACAAATGGTTTAACGAAGTTGAATTATTTTCAAATGTTAAAGAAGTGTATAATACGGCAGGTTTGATCGGTGAATATTCAATGGAAAACGGTGTATCAGGTAAAAGAATGGACGTTAATTCCGAAGAATATACTGAACTACACCAATATACCAAAACTCCTTTTCAACCATTTGTTAAAACTCTCGGCTATGATGACGCGATCCTGATCAATGATTATGGGCGTGTTCTCTTTACTGTAAAAAAACAAGCTGATCTTGGAATTGATTTAGACAAGGGCCAATATAATAATTCAAATTTAGCCAAAGTGTGGGAAAAAGCTGTTAAGGGCGAGATAGCCTTTGCTGATTTTGAACCGTATGAACCTTTAGAAGGCGCGCCCGTTGCGTTTGTAGCTGCTCCAGTCTACTCGCATGCCGGAGATATTCAAGGAGTTGTCGCGCTTCGCATTCCTTTAAAAGAGATTAATGAAATAATGACCCTGCGGTCAGGTATGGGAGAAACCGGAGAGTCTTATCTGGTTGGTGAAGACTTTCATATGCGCTCTGATTCTGAACTTAATCCTCTCTTCAGATCAGTTAAGACTTCATTTCAAAACCCTGAAAAAGGTAAAATCCAGTCCGAAGCAGTCAAACAGGCTCTTCTCGGCAAAAGCGCCACTGCTATTATGAAAGACAGCACAAACACGTCTTTTCTCACCGCTTACACCCCTCTTAAAATTGGAAGTTCAACATGGGCGTTGATTTCAGAAATTCATGAGGAGGAAGCCTTCTCTGCAGTAACCCAACTGCGCATTACAGCATTAGTAATCTCAGTAATCACTGCTATCATAGTTGTTGTAATTTCACTTATATTTTTGAGACATGAATTGCTTAACCCACTAAAAAGAATCGAAGATTTCGTCAGTTATGTTGCAAATGGAGACTTTAAAAAGAATCTTGACGGTAACTTTAAGAGTGAAATTAAAAACTTATCCGACGGCATTCAAGTCATGGTTGAGGAACTGAAGAATAAATTAGGATTTTCACAGGGAATTCTGGAAGGAATGACCGTCCCCTGTCTTGTGGCTGATACAGAAGCTAATATTTCATACCTGAATGATCCACTCTGCAAATTATTAGAAAGCGGCGATACTTGTGAGAATTGGATTGGTAAGCCTGTTAAAGATTTGTTGCAAATTCCGCAAGACGAGCAAGGAATTATAGCACAGTGCCTAAAAGATAAAGCTCCGATTCTTAACCGGGAAAGAACTTTTTCTACCAAAATGAACCACTGCCGACATGTGCGGATTGATGCTGCTCCTCTCTATAATTTAGATAAAGACCTCATAGGAAGTTTTGCAGTAATTATCGACCTTAGTGACATAAAAAATAAAGAAGAATTGATCAGTGAACAAAATAAAATGATGATAGATATTACTGCAAATGCGGAATCAATTTCTAAATATCTGACTAAAGGAGCCGCTGAAATTGCTTCTCAGGTTGAACATGTTTCTACTAATACAGATCGTCAGTTTGATAAAATTGAACATTCTTCTCAGGCAGTTACAGAGATGAACCAAACATTACTCGGTTCATCTCAAAACGCAGAGAACGCCTTTACACAAGCTAAAAACACTCAACTTCAAGCTCAAGAAGGAATGCACACTCTGACTGAAACGAGTATTGCCATAGATCAACTGCAATCGCTGTCTGATATGGTAAAGGGAAATATGCACGAACTTGGCAAGCAAACAGAATCAATAGGTGGAATTATTAATGTAATTGATGATATTGCGGACCAAACCAACCTACTTGCACTCAATGCTGCAATTGAAGCTGCAAGAGCCGGTGATGCAGGAAGAGGGTTTGCAGTTGTTGCAGATGAAGTTCGAAAACTTGCAGAAAAGACAATGATGTCTACCAAGCAGGTTGAAAGGGCTGTGAAAAGTATTCAGAAATCAGCGCAATTAAACATTGAAAAAACAGACATGACTGTTGAGGCAGTTATACATGCGAGTGGGCTTGTTTCAAAATCCGTCAACGCCCTTCAAAGCATTTCCCGAATGTCAGTTGATACGGCTTTGGAAATTGAAAAGATTGCTCAAGCAACAGAAGAGCAATCAGGGGCGCACGATCTCATTCATAAAAATGTAGAAGATATAAAAATAATCGCAGGCGAAACTAAAACAGACATGCGACACTCATCAGACTCAATATCAAATCTGGCAAGAACAGCAGAAGAACTTGAAAAATTAATTGATAAACTTAGTTCAGCAGGCGGGCGAGCGGTTTAA
- a CDS encoding pseudouridine synthase, whose translation MADSTKNPETIRLNKFIASAGITSRRGADELINQGKVKINGERVDSPGVQVDPENDLVEVNGKPVKHDSQAENVYILLNKPIETVTTAKDPQKRKTVLDLLPLNFRQKRVFPVGRLDFYSEGLLILTTDGELCNRLTHPKWHLPKVYEVIVRGPVSPKNIAIMETGMCLCEGDRLAPVKVKILSEGKDTTKIEMILNQGVNRQIRRMFRDFDTTILKIKRSRQGKVELGDLPAGKWRELTSDEVKSLKKDVGL comes from the coding sequence ATGGCTGACAGCACAAAAAATCCCGAAACAATCAGGCTTAATAAATTTATAGCTTCTGCCGGAATAACATCAAGACGCGGCGCAGATGAGCTGATTAATCAAGGAAAAGTAAAAATAAACGGCGAACGTGTTGATTCTCCAGGTGTTCAGGTTGATCCTGAAAATGATCTGGTGGAAGTTAACGGAAAGCCTGTAAAACATGACTCACAGGCTGAGAATGTTTATATTTTATTAAATAAACCGATCGAAACTGTAACAACAGCTAAAGATCCTCAAAAGCGTAAAACCGTGCTTGATCTTCTGCCGTTAAATTTTAGGCAGAAACGAGTTTTTCCAGTGGGCAGGTTGGACTTCTATTCAGAAGGACTGCTGATTCTGACCACGGACGGAGAACTCTGCAATCGGTTGACTCATCCGAAATGGCATTTACCCAAAGTATATGAAGTTATAGTGCGCGGACCTGTTTCGCCTAAAAATATAGCAATCATGGAAACCGGAATGTGTTTATGCGAAGGTGACAGGCTCGCACCGGTGAAAGTTAAAATACTAAGCGAAGGTAAAGATACTACCAAGATTGAGATGATTCTTAATCAGGGTGTAAATCGTCAGATAAGACGGATGTTCAGAGATTTCGACACGACTATTTTGAAGATTAAAAGATCAAGACAAGGGAAAGTCGAACTTGGAGATCTGCCTGCTGGAAAATGGCGGGAGCTAACCTCGGACGAGGTCAAGTCTTTAAAGAAAGACGTAGGACTGTAA
- a CDS encoding ABC transporter ATP-binding protein, with amino-acid sequence MKRCLSYFKQYKFRIFIAFISMGFVAAATAATAYLIQPAMDDIFINKDREALFLIPIAFVVVMLVKGFFRFFQSYLMNTTGLLVLENLRNDLFQKIVCLPMNFFEESQVGMLMSRILNDVMEIRQSLPSFIMMIREVITIIGLISLVFYRDAYLAFWAVLVLPLAIFPFFYFGKKLRKLGRKNQVKISDINARLQEVFSGVKVIKIFANEKLESEKFDLENHRLVKIAINQVLHSELSSRIMEIVGALGIGLVLWYGGAQVIDGRSTPGTFFSFIAALIMLYEPIKKINSANLTIQRAFAGAERVFEILDSPIINVEKGGIKEFELPFKELHIKDLSFSYTSSHEPVLNNINLKVKAGQKIAIVGPSGSGKTTLVNLIPRFYNPEKGSLKINGNPVQDYSLKSLRLNLGMVSQETFLFNATVRENIAYVHQNAPFEEVRKAAETAFAHDFIEGLPEGYNTVVGERGVRLSGGQKQRLTIARALLKNPPLLILDEATSALDTESERVVQMALENLMKDRTSIVIAHRLSTILTADVIVVMEKGNIVAKGSHKELLQNCPLYIKLYNMQFQDA; translated from the coding sequence ATGAAAAGGTGTTTATCTTATTTTAAACAGTACAAATTCAGAATTTTCATAGCATTTATATCTATGGGATTTGTTGCAGCTGCTACAGCGGCTACGGCTTATCTTATTCAGCCTGCTATGGATGATATTTTTATTAATAAAGACCGCGAAGCTCTGTTTTTAATCCCTATCGCTTTTGTCGTAGTTATGCTCGTTAAGGGATTTTTTAGATTTTTCCAGTCCTATTTGATGAATACCACTGGATTACTTGTTCTGGAAAATCTTCGAAATGATCTTTTTCAAAAAATAGTATGTTTACCTATGAACTTTTTTGAAGAGAGTCAGGTGGGCATGCTTATGTCCAGAATACTTAATGATGTCATGGAAATAAGGCAAAGCTTACCGTCTTTTATTATGATGATTCGCGAAGTGATCACGATTATAGGTCTTATCTCATTAGTCTTTTATCGTGACGCTTATCTGGCCTTTTGGGCGGTACTGGTTCTTCCGTTGGCTATTTTCCCTTTTTTCTATTTCGGCAAAAAACTGCGCAAACTCGGCCGTAAAAATCAGGTAAAAATTTCAGATATTAATGCTCGCCTTCAGGAAGTTTTTAGCGGTGTTAAAGTTATTAAAATTTTTGCCAATGAAAAACTTGAATCCGAAAAGTTTGACCTTGAAAATCATAGATTAGTTAAAATCGCGATTAATCAAGTTCTGCACAGCGAGCTTTCTTCCCGCATAATGGAAATTGTCGGTGCGCTCGGAATCGGTCTTGTTTTATGGTATGGAGGCGCGCAGGTTATTGATGGGCGTTCAACTCCGGGTACTTTTTTCTCCTTTATTGCGGCACTGATCATGCTTTATGAACCTATCAAAAAGATTAACAGTGCAAATTTAACAATTCAAAGAGCTTTTGCCGGTGCTGAAAGAGTTTTTGAAATATTAGATTCTCCTATTATTAATGTAGAGAAAGGGGGAATAAAGGAATTTGAACTTCCTTTTAAAGAGCTTCATATAAAAGATCTTTCCTTCAGCTATACATCTTCCCACGAACCCGTCCTTAACAATATTAATTTAAAAGTTAAGGCCGGACAGAAAATTGCCATTGTGGGACCAAGCGGATCAGGAAAGACAACTCTTGTTAATCTTATTCCTCGTTTTTATAATCCAGAAAAAGGCAGTCTTAAAATTAATGGAAATCCGGTTCAGGATTATTCACTTAAATCGCTGCGTTTGAATCTGGGTATGGTTTCTCAGGAAACTTTCCTTTTCAATGCTACTGTTCGTGAGAATATTGCATATGTTCATCAGAATGCCCCTTTTGAGGAAGTCCGAAAAGCTGCCGAAACAGCATTCGCACATGACTTCATTGAAGGATTACCGGAAGGATATAATACAGTTGTCGGCGAACGAGGTGTAAGGCTTTCAGGTGGTCAGAAACAAAGGCTTACAATCGCTCGCGCATTGCTTAAAAATCCTCCCTTGCTTATACTTGATGAAGCAACAAGCGCCCTTGATACAGAATCAGAGCGGGTAGTTCAGATGGCTCTTGAAAATTTGATGAAAGATAGAACCAGTATTGTAATTGCTCATAGGCTTTCTACCATCCTTACAGCTGATGTTATAGTTGTTATGGAAAAGGGTAATATTGTCGCAAAAGGCAGTCATAAAGAACTGCTCCAAAATTGTCCTTTATACATCAAACTATATAACATGCAGTTCCAGGATGCTTAG
- a CDS encoding HD-GYP domain-containing protein, which yields MKDIIDIVGAHVELQKKEQDIVHLTVHQFAESLGNAIDAKDACTSSHSEDVAVISQAIGMQMGLALDKCEALHVAGHLHDIGKIGIPDSILKKNGSLTDEEYEVVKLHPVTGAEIVGPVTVFSGDNGIAKMILHHHERFDGKGYPAGLKGNDIPFGSRIIAVADTLSAMMQDRPYRKAIAFEHVLGEIKWCSGTQLDPTVVKAFMKISDKVGKYLSDMRTLNEDDLIAHIKTL from the coding sequence ATGAAAGATATTATTGATATTGTTGGAGCACATGTTGAGTTACAAAAAAAAGAGCAGGATATAGTTCACCTGACTGTTCATCAATTTGCTGAATCCCTTGGAAATGCAATTGATGCTAAAGATGCTTGTACAAGTTCACATTCAGAAGATGTAGCTGTTATCTCGCAGGCAATCGGAATGCAGATGGGGCTTGCTTTAGATAAATGCGAGGCTTTACACGTTGCCGGACATCTTCATGATATAGGTAAAATTGGAATTCCTGATTCAATTTTGAAGAAAAATGGATCTTTGACTGATGAAGAATATGAAGTGGTAAAGCTGCATCCAGTAACAGGCGCTGAAATTGTCGGTCCGGTTACAGTTTTTTCTGGAGATAACGGCATCGCAAAGATGATATTACATCATCATGAAAGATTTGACGGTAAAGGATATCCTGCTGGATTAAAGGGGAATGATATTCCGTTTGGGTCGCGAATAATAGCGGTTGCAGATACATTGTCTGCTATGATGCAGGACCGACCTTATAGAAAAGCAATCGCTTTTGAACATGTTTTGGGAGAAATTAAATGGTGCTCCGGGACACAGCTGGATCCGACTGTTGTTAAAGCCTTTATGAAGATTTCCGATAAGGTTGGAAAATATTTGTCTGATATGCGAACTTTGAATGAAGATGATTTAATTGCACATATTAAAACTTTATAA